AAGTCCTTCATCAAGGACAGCCGGCGGCGCCCCCGGAGGTGGCAGCATATTCGGGTTTGGAGGAAGCCGGGGGGGAGGTATCAGTTCGTTTTATCCTGTCATCGCAGGTGGCATCATCCTTGTTGTCGGTATTGTGCTCTATAAGAAGCGGAAATGGATTGCTGCAAAGATTCCAAAGATAAAGAAGCCCTAAAGGGTTTTGCCATGACAGCAAATCCCCTCATCCAGCTCCATGATGTCACAAAAGTGTACACTCTGGAAAGTGGGGACTTTACCGCGCTCGATTCTGTCTCACTGGATATCATGGAGAACGAATTCGTGGCGATCATGGGACCCTCGGGCTCCGGTAAATCGACAATGCTGAACCAGCTCGGAATCCTTGATGTTCCCACATCAGGAGAACTGTTCATCGATGGCAGGAACGTTGCCTCCATGACAGCTCTTGAGCGCACGCATATGCGCCGGGACATCATCGGGTATATCTTCCAGAAATTTTACTTAATCCCCCTGCTTTCGGCATACGAGAATGTGGAGTACCCGCTGATCCTCAAATACAAGCACCGGGACACGAGCGGTAAAGCTGCCGCAGTCCTGAAGTCTGTTGGCTTTGACGATTCGCTCAGCGCCCACCGCCCGTCACAGCTCTCAGGAGGGCAGCAGCAGCGCGTTGCGATTGCCCGGGCACTGGTCAATGACCCGAAGATCATCCTTTGCGATGAGCCTACCGGCAACCTCGACCGCAAAACCGGGTTCCAGATCATGGATATCCTTATCGGCCTGCATAAAGAGGGAAAGACCGTTATCCTGGTCACCCATGACCCCAAGATCGCAGAATATGCACACCGGACGATACAGCTTGAAGACGGGAGGGTGATCGGATCGTGAAAGACATATTCTTCGATCTCTCTGTGCGCAGCGTAAAACTCAATTTCATGCGCTCGCTCCTTGCGTCCATTGGGATCGTCATCGGGGTTGTTGCCATATCGTCCATGGGGATGCTTGGGACAAACATGCAGCTGATGGTCAAAGACCAGCTAACGGCGGGCGTCAATACGATTGTTATCACTCCGGATGTTGTGAGGGCTGAACCGGGGTCAACCATTACCTCCACATCGGGTATCACCGAAAGCCAGCTTAATGATATCCGGGACGCGGCTGGAATAAACGGGGTCATCCCGATTGACCGGACAAACACCCAGTTCTCGATAGGGTCAAATGACGGGAGAGGTTCGATCTACGGGCTCGATGTAAATGACATTAAAAATATCATGAACGTTACCGAAGGCTCAACGATTCGCGGGGAAAGCGATGCCATTGTCGGTGCCACCATCGCAAGCAGGTTTAATTTAAAAATCGGCACCCGGATCAAGGTCGGTGAGCCCAATTTGAGTGTCACCCGGCCGGTGATCCGGGTGGTAGGCATTCTCCCGACAGTGGGAATGTCATCTTCCAATGGCATTAATACGGATAATGCGATTGTTGTATCCGATACCTGGTATAGCGCCCAGTTCGGCGGGGATAAAGTGTATGACCAGGTGAACGTGAACCTAAAGGATGTCAGCACCCTTTCGGCTGTTGAAACGGCGATTGCAAAAAAAGTCAACCGTAATAAAGAGGTTGTGCGGATCTCCGATTCCAGCTCACGGATCTCAAGTATCGCTTCAACCTTAAGCTCCCTCACCACATTCATCCTTGCGATCGGAAGTATCTCGCTCCTTGTCGCTGCGACAAGTATATTCAACGTGATGATGATGTCGGTCAATGAACGCGTGCAGGAGATCGGCATCCTGCTCTCCATCGGGACAGAGAAAGGCGAAGTGCGACGGATGTTCCTGTATGAAGCGTTCATCCTGGGAATTATCGGTGCCACCATTGGCGGGGTCATGAGCCTTGTCATCGGGTACTCGGTGGTAAGTGCGATGATTGGCAATACGGCATATTTCTTCAAGCCGGACAGCCTGATCTATGTCCCTTACGGGATGGTAATCGGCGTTGTTGTCTGTGTCTTGTCCGGTCTGTATCCTGCGTGGAAGGCATCCAACATGGACCCTATCGACGCGCTCAGGCAGGAGTGAGCAGGGAAGAACACTCCCTTTTTAACTTTAGAATTCAGCATCGGGCAGGTTGAGGAATAAAAAGGTTGCCAAAGAAAATGACCGCGGGCCGGCGCTGACAACTGCAGGTCAATGGAATCCGGAGGAGACGAGGTCAACCTGACCGGTGATTGCGGCTGCAAGTATCCGGAGATTGTTGACAAACGGAGATTTTTGTTCAAGGAGCCCTGAGACCTCCGGCTCAATGCGGAGCACTTCCTGGTTAAACGGCAAATAAAACAGCCGGGAAAATTCCTCAAGCTCTTGCACCTTTCTGCCGATTTTGCCTTCATCTTCCTGTCCGGCTGCCCGGTTTACAACGAAAACGACCTGCCCTATCCCCAGTTGCCGAGCGAGGTCTGCCGACTCTCTGGCTACGGAAAGGGCATTGTAGGACGGATCTGCCATTACGATCGCCGTGGAAAACCCATCGGCGACTGCCCTCCCGAAATGTTCAAGTCCCGCCGGGGTGTCAAGAAGGATCACCTCATCGGAAAAAAGCCTGATGTTGCGGAGGATAGAAGAAAGCAGTGTATATTCGGGGCACAGGCAGCCTGTCCCGGCCTGCTTGACCCCACCCATGACAAGGAGCCGGAGGTTGGGAGCAACCCTGACGGAGAACCGGTCGACCACATCACCCACATCGGGGTTTAGCGTTAACAACCCCCCGGGAGACAGGTCAGGGCTGGCACCGGTCTTCTCACGGATATAGTCCGGGCTCCTGCAGACCGGCACGATCTGTTTTGCTTCATTTGGGGCAATTCCCAGCGTCACTGCAAGGTTTTTCTGGGGATCGCCGTCAACGGCAAGTACCCGTAATCCCTCCCGCGCAAACAAATGGGAGAGAAGCGCGACAAGGGTGGTCTTGCCCACTCCGCCCTTGCCCGTCACAACAACGCGTATTCCTTCTTTATTGCCGCGGATCGTTGTGGTTCCCCCTGTCATTGCACGCAGCGGCACAGCGGTCCCGGATGCTCCAGAGCCGAAGTTCATATCCCCAGCTCGGTCCGCTTCCGCTCGATGTGACTTGTGATAAGATCCGCTGCTTTGACCGGGTCTGGTTCTACCGCGAAGCTCGCGTTCACCGCACCCTTGAGCCCTTCGGTCAGCAGCGATATTACAGCCGGGCTGCCGGAGATATGCGGCATAACACCAAGCACGGTGTAGACCCCGGATGCAACGAAGTACGCACCGATAGAGACTGCCTTCTGGGAGTACCATTCCGGCGCTGCACCCGCAATAGGCAGCTTGTGGATGGGGACGTTGAGCGCATTTCCAAGCTCCGCAGCGAGGACAAGGATTCGGGAGTTGTCAACACAGGAACCCATGTGGATTACTGGGGGGATTTTTAAGGATTCGCATACCGCTCGCAGGTCATCACCTGCCAGTGCAGCCGCTTCCGGCCGGAGGAGACCGGCTTTTCCAGAGGCAATCGCCGCGCAGCCTGTCTCAACGCAGAGAATATTTTTCTTAATGAGTTCCTTTGCCAGTGTCACATGGCCAAAGTCGTGTTTTACATGCGGGTTGTTGCATCCGACAATCCCGACCGCTCCACGGATCTTACCGGCAGCGATCAGATCGATAAGGGGCTTGAAGGAACCACCCAGCGCTTTTTTGATCGCTTCGTTGGAGAAACCGGACATCAGCGGGACAGGTT
Above is a genomic segment from Methanoregula sp. containing:
- a CDS encoding ABC transporter ATP-binding protein, coding for MTANPLIQLHDVTKVYTLESGDFTALDSVSLDIMENEFVAIMGPSGSGKSTMLNQLGILDVPTSGELFIDGRNVASMTALERTHMRRDIIGYIFQKFYLIPLLSAYENVEYPLILKYKHRDTSGKAAAVLKSVGFDDSLSAHRPSQLSGGQQQRVAIARALVNDPKIILCDEPTGNLDRKTGFQIMDILIGLHKEGKTVILVTHDPKIAEYAHRTIQLEDGRVIGS
- a CDS encoding ABC transporter permease; protein product: MKDIFFDLSVRSVKLNFMRSLLASIGIVIGVVAISSMGMLGTNMQLMVKDQLTAGVNTIVITPDVVRAEPGSTITSTSGITESQLNDIRDAAGINGVIPIDRTNTQFSIGSNDGRGSIYGLDVNDIKNIMNVTEGSTIRGESDAIVGATIASRFNLKIGTRIKVGEPNLSVTRPVIRVVGILPTVGMSSSNGINTDNAIVVSDTWYSAQFGGDKVYDQVNVNLKDVSTLSAVETAIAKKVNRNKEVVRISDSSSRISSIASTLSSLTTFILAIGSISLLVAATSIFNVMMMSVNERVQEIGILLSIGTEKGEVRRMFLYEAFILGIIGATIGGVMSLVIGYSVVSAMIGNTAYFFKPDSLIYVPYGMVIGVVVCVLSGLYPAWKASNMDPIDALRQE
- a CDS encoding AAA family ATPase; translated protein: MNFGSGASGTAVPLRAMTGGTTTIRGNKEGIRVVVTGKGGVGKTTLVALLSHLFAREGLRVLAVDGDPQKNLAVTLGIAPNEAKQIVPVCRSPDYIREKTGASPDLSPGGLLTLNPDVGDVVDRFSVRVAPNLRLLVMGGVKQAGTGCLCPEYTLLSSILRNIRLFSDEVILLDTPAGLEHFGRAVADGFSTAIVMADPSYNALSVARESADLARQLGIGQVVFVVNRAAGQEDEGKIGRKVQELEEFSRLFYLPFNQEVLRIEPEVSGLLEQKSPFVNNLRILAAAITGQVDLVSSGFH